The following are encoded together in the Fusarium keratoplasticum isolate Fu6.1 chromosome 1, whole genome shotgun sequence genome:
- a CDS encoding Thioredoxin domain-containing protein, giving the protein MSTITEVTSIPQWEQLLASVPPTTLVIVSFHAPWAAPCAQMATVLSTLASEYPVTEPPATKWVSINAEELSDLSETYDVTAVPFLVLLRNGQVVETVSGSSAVKVRTAIETQAKQSGEGAAAADAPNGMDVDNNAAAEEEDPEKKKEELFKRLGDLVKAAPVMLFMKGTPSSPQCGFSRQMVGLLRDNSVKYGFFNILADDEVRQGLKEFADWPTYPQLWIDGELVGGLDIVKEEMGNDPEFLGKYSVSTTAGAAA; this is encoded by the exons ATGTCCACCATCACCGAAGTCACCAGCATCCCTCAGTGGGAGCAGCTGCTCGCCTCTGTCCCCCCCACTACTCTAGTTATCGTCTCGTTCCACGCTCCTTGGGCCGCGCCCTGCGCCCAGATGGCTACCGTCCTGTCGACACTCGCCTCCGAATATCCCGTCACCGAGCCTCCTGCCACAAAGTGGGTGTCTATCAATGCCGAGGAGTTGAGCGACCTCAGCGAGACCTACGATGTTACCGCCGTCCCATTCCTCGTCCTGCTGAGAAATGGTCAGGTCGTCGAGACTGTTAGCGGTAGCAGCGCCGTCAAGGTCCGAACCGCCATCGAGACGCAGGCGAAGCAATCGGGAGAGGGCGCAGCGGCTGCTGATGCCCCCAACGGTATGGACGTCGACAACAAcgctgccgccgaggaggaggatcccgaaaagaagaaggaggagctctTTAAGCGTCTTGGcgaccttgtcaaggccGCGCCCGTGATGCTCTTCATGAAGGGCACTCCCAGTTCGCCTCAATGCGGCTTTTCGCGCCAAATGGTTGGTCTTCTGCGCGACAACTCAGTCAAGTACGGTTTCTTCAACATtctggccgacgacgaggttcGACAGGGACTCAAGGAGTTTGCCGACTGGCCAACATACCCCCAGCTCTGGATCGATGGTGAGCTCGTCGGCGGATTGGACATT gtcaaggaagagatgggcaaCGACCCCGAGTTTCTCGGCAAGTACAGCGTGAGCACCACCGCTGGCGCAGCGGCCTGA